A single window of Solenopsis invicta isolate M01_SB chromosome 3, UNIL_Sinv_3.0, whole genome shotgun sequence DNA harbors:
- the LOC105193030 gene encoding proteasome subunit alpha type-5, whose product MFLTRSEYDRGVNTFSPEGRLFQVEYAIEAIKLGSTAIGIATTEGVVLAVEKRITSTLMEPTTVEKIVEIDRHIGCAASGLMADSRTMIDRARVECQNHWFVYNERMTVESTAQAVSNLAIQFGDSDDDGTAMSRPFGVAMLFAGIDEKGPQLYHMDPSGTFVQFDAKAIGSGSEGAQQNLQEVYHKSMTLKEALKTALTILKQVMEEKLNDTNIEVMTMTPGQLFHMFSKEELQEVIKDIA is encoded by the exons ATGTTTCTAACGCGTTCTGAATACGATCGTGGGGTGAACACCTTCTCACCGGAGGGCAGACTATTTCAAGTCGAGTATGCCATAGAAGCCATTAAGCTCGGTTCTACTGCCATCGGAATTGCAACGACGGAGGGAGTTGTTCTAGCAGTCGAGAAACGCATTACTTCCACCTTAATGGAGCCGACaactgtagaaaaaattgtagaaatcgATAGACATATAGGATGTGCGGCGTCCGGTTTGATGGCCGATTCGCGGACAATGATCGATAGAGCTCGAGTTGAATGCCAAAATCATTGGTTCGTCTACAACGAAAGAATGACGGTGGAGTCGACCGCCCAGGCTGTATCTAATTTAGCGATACAGTTTGGAGACAGCGACGATGACGGCACTGCCATGTCCAGACCGTTTGGTGTAGCGATGTTATTCGCTGGAATCGACGAGAAAGGCCCACAACTGTATCACATGGACCCATCTGGTACTTTTGTTCAATTTGATGCAAAAGCTATAGGGTCTGGCAGCGAAGGAGCGCAGCAAAATCTTCAAGAAGTTTATCATaag TCCATGACGCTCAAAGAAGCGTTGAAAACTGCGCTAACAATACTGAAGCAAGTGATGGAGGAAAAACTGAACGATACCAATATCGAAGTGATGACGATGACGCCCGGACAATTGTTTCACATGTTTAGCAAGGAGGAATTACAAGAGGTGATCAAAGATATTgcttaa
- the LOC105193029 gene encoding ataxin-10 isoform X1, whose product MTVYINSHELSTIINEKDWALLQQRIKPKHFARQETEMMPDASILAQICQVLISETTPDTIRILCLKCLGNSCLDSYKYKQHKKENIKSVKYNRNVYDELITSDLCKRGENCDYPHDSHFPYDGVVEWVADCIKTQNKPTDCLTDSELDILRLSIQFLCNLFTYACPNVIDSNIWRYLNCDNLKQAILSCMQSDHRSLASAACIYVHNALKILYHNYFTMEEKDLYLQLLKPIKAGFTSAKDALLLLLRRPNVFENVYSNITTSEKLDLLEILYNEIWTSWQSDLDTVLTKDQAEFLALTFCKKSDLILKTVDTYVNSIDPTEVILILNILGLLTTQSKISDNARCLLINCKYLLMSLHMMGKEADNYFTPITNLSKVAPSVQQRAADVCPKTSDAETSEDTAEKYNPQEHPAYGFKARLIQVIANIVHKDKMCQDLFREIDGIPLLLDCCNIDARNPLILQWTILALRNLCEGNPENQEIIRNCEKTGVPDNPALQEMGLTLHEDADGKSIRIVPLRRN is encoded by the exons atgacgGTGTACATTAATTCACATGAATTAAGCACGATTATAAATGAGAAAGACTGGGCTTTGCTGCAGCAAAGGATCAAACCGAAGCATTTTGCCAGGCAAGAGACAGA GATGATGCCTGATGCCAGTATCTTGGCACAAATTTGTCAAGTACTCATAAGTGAAACTACCCCGGATACAATTAGAATTTTGTGCCTTAAATGTTTGGGAAACTCTTGCCTCGACAGTTACAAGTATAAACAACACAAGAAGGAAAacataaaatctgttaaatacAATAGAAATGTATATGATGAATTAATTACAAGTGATTTATGCAAACGAGGAGAGAACTGTGATTATCCGCATGATTCTCATTTTCCTTATGACGGAGTCGTAGAATGGGTTGCAGATTGCATTAAGACTCAAAACAAACCCACAGATTGCTTGACTGACAGCGAATTGGATATTCTTAGGCTCAGCATTcagtttttatgtaatttatttacgtaTGCATGTCCGAATGTAATAGACAGTAATATTTGGAGATATTTAAATTGTGATAACTTGAAACAAGCTATTCT gaGCTGCATGCAGTCTGATCACAGATCTCTGGCCAGTGCAGCCTGCATATATGTGCACAatgcgttaaaaatattatatcacaaTTATTTCACAATGGAAgagaaagatttatatttacaattactaAAACCTATTAAAGCAGGTTTTACGTCTGCTAAGGACGCCCTGTTACTCCTGTTACGTCGACCAAAcgtatttgaaaatgtttatagtAATATAACTACAAGCGAAAAGTTAGATTTACTTGAAATACTTTATAATGAAATCTGGACGTCTTGGCAATCTGATCTTGATACGGTACTCACAAAAGATCAGGCCGAGTTTCTAGCactaacattttgcaaaaagagTGATCTCATTTTAAAGACTGTGGACACATACGTGAACAGCATAGATCCTACAGAAGTTATTCTTATTCTTAATATTCTGGGACTTCTTACCACGCAAAGCAAGATCTCGGACAATGCTAGATGTTTGCTTATTAACTGTAAAT accTTTTGATGTCTTTACATATGATGGGAAAGGAGGCAGACAATTATTTTACTCCAATAACAAATTTAAGTAAAGTGGCACCTAGTGTTCAACAAAGAGCTGCAGATGTATGCCCAAAAACAAGTGATGCCGAAACATCCGAAGACACAGCAGAAAAGTACAATCCACAAGAACATCCTGCATATGGTTTTAAAGCAAGACTAATACAAGTCATTGCAAATATCGTACACAAGGACAAAATGTGTCAAGATCTG TTTCGTGAAATAGACGGAATTCCATTGCTTCTGGATTGTTGTAATATAGACGCGAGGAATCCGC TTATCTTACAATGGACCATTCTCGCTTTGAGAAATCTGTGCGAGGGAAATCCCGAGAATcaagaaattattagaaattgcGAAAAAACCGGCGTGCCAGATAATCCTGCGTTGCAAGAGATGGGATTGACTCTGCACGAAGACGCGGATGGGAAGTCGATTCGTATCGTTCCTTTGCGCCGCAATTAG
- the LOC105193031 gene encoding skin secretory protein xP2, whose amino-acid sequence MNIKIAIILVAVATQVICAKDSSKVDSNKSSQDVEAESTEKKTEKRGLQHSFGDLGGGGIELHGGGGGGGGGGGGGYDSHEHVKTVTVVKKVPVPYEVTKHVPYLVEKHVPYEVKVGVPQPYTVEKHVPYPVKVFVKVPVHVPQPYTVEKKVPYEVKVPVDKPYEVKVYVPQPYTVEKHIPVPVKVPVPQPYTVEKHVPFPVKVKVPVPQPYPVEKPVPYEVKVPVDKPYPVPVPKPYPVTVEKPYPVPVEKPVPYEVKVPVDKPYPVPVEKPYPVPVKVPIPAPYHVHKPVPVPVEKPVPVPVKVPVDKPYFVEKEVPVPVEKHIPVPVKVPVAVPVHIPKHHGDLGGYGGGGGGGGGYGGGGGYGGYGGGGEGGDYGGGYSDGGGIDLHGGFSGSSGGGGGGGGGGGGGGGGGGGYDSIHG is encoded by the exons ATGAATATTAAG ATTGCCATCATTTTGGTGGCAGTGGCCACCCAAGTTATATGCGCGAAGGATTCGAGCAAGGTAGATTCGAACAAAAGCTCGCAAGATGTCGAAGCGGAGTCAACGgagaagaaaacagaaaaacgTGGACTTCAGCATAGTTTTGGTGACTTAGGCGGTGGCGGTATCGAGCTAcacggtggtggcggcggcggtggcggcggcggcggtggtggttaCGACTCGCACGAACATGTGAAGACGGTGACGGTTGTAAAGAAAGTGCCGGTACCTTACGAAGTAACGAAGCACGTACCCTATCTGGTGGAGAAGCACGTACCGTACGAGGTGAAGGTCGGCGTGCCGCAGCCCTACACGGTCGAAAAGCATGTGCCCTATCCCGTAAAGGTGTTCGTCAAAGTGCCGGTCCACGTGCCGCAGCCGTACACCGTTGAGAAGAAGGTGCCGTATGAAGTGAAGGTGCCGGTGGACAAGCCTTACGAGGTCAAGGTATACGTGCCACAGCCCTACACCGTGGAGAAACATATACCGGTGCCGGTGAAGGTACCGGTGCCACAGCCCTACACCGTCGAGAAACATGTGCCCTTCCCGGTGAAGGTAAAGGTGCCGGTCCCGCAGCCGTACCCTGTGGAGAAACCGGTGCCCTACGAGGTGAAGGTACCAGTGGACAAGCCGTATCCGGTCCCTGTGCCGAAACCGTATCCGGTCACTGTGGAAAAACCGTATCCGGTACCGGTCGAGAAGCCGGTACCGTACGAAGTGAAGGTACCAGTCGACAAGCCGTACCCGGTGCCAGTTGAAAAACCATATCCGGTGCCGGTGAAGGTCCCGATACCGGCCCCATACCACGTTCACAAACCAGTACCAGTGCCGGTGGAGAAGCCGGTCCCGGTGCCGGTCAAAGTGCCGGTCGACAAACCGTACTTCGTCGAGAAGGAGGTCCCGGTTCCGGTCGAGAAGCATATACCGGTGCCAGTTAAGGTGCCGGTGGCTGTACCCGTTCATATACCAAAGCATCACGGTGATCTTGGCGGTTACGGGGGTGGAGGCGGTGGAGGCGGCGGATATGGTGGAGGCGGCGGATATGGTGGATACGGTGGAGGCGGTGAAGGTGGCGATTATGGTGGAGGATATAGCGATGGAGGCGGTATCGACTTGCACGGTGGTTTCAGTGGCagcagcggtggcggcggcggcggtggcggtggcggtggcggcggcggcggcggaggcggtGGTTACGATTCGATTCACGGCTGA